The region GTCGGTCTGGTCGCGCCCGCAGTACACCCTGAGGCCCAACCCGGGGCCGGCCCGAGGCAGCCGGTAGGCCGCAGGAATCCTCGCGCGGCGCAGCGGATTGTCATAGAGCTGTCATAGGCGCTCTGATATACTTTCGAACGGTTTTTTGGTCACTATTTCACAGTCAAAACGGTCATCGGGTCTGCCGAACTGCCGGAGTGTCTCGACACGTCCGCGGACATGTCCAACCACTGGAGTGATTCAATGAAACGCTTGCTGGACGTCACTACGTGGCCCGCGGGGCGGATGCTCGCCCTGCTGGCGCTGACAGCTTTCTTGTGGCCGGCCGGAGACGCCTCGGCGCAGGGCGTGACCACCGGCGGCATCGCCGGCATCGTCGTCGACGGACAGAAGCAGCCGGTCGCCGGCGCGGGGGTCATGGCGGTCCACGAGCCGTCGGGGACGCGATACGAAGCGGTGACCAACGAGCAGGGACGCTTTCAGATGATCGGCATGCGTGTGGGCGGGCCCTACACCGTGACGATCTTCCACCAGGGCGCCGGGCTGGCGTTCGAGCCGACCGTCCAGGAGAACGTGACGGTGAACCTGGGGGTCGCGAGCGACCTGCAGTTTACGGTGCGCGGGATCGCGGTAACGGAGGAAGTGACGGTCGTCGGGCAGTCGGACCCGGTGTTCAGCTCGGACCGTACGGGTGCGGCGACCGCCATCGACCAGGCCGCGATCCAGGTGCTGCCCACGATCAACCGGCGCATCGACGACATCACGCGGCTCTCGCCGCAGGCCGGCGGCGGCGGGACGTTTGCCGGGCAGGACAATCGACTGAACAACATCACCGTCGACGGCTCGTACTTCAACAACTCCTTCGGCCTGGCGGGACAGCCGGGCGATCGGACGGGCGTCGCGCCCATCTCTCTCTACGCCATCGAACAAGTGCAGGTCAGCGTCGCGCCGTTCGACGTGCGGCAGGGGAATTTCGTCGGCGCGGGCGTCAACACCGTCACGCGCAGTGGAACGAACCAGTTCCGCGGGTCGTTCTACCACCAGTTCCGCGACGAGAGCCTGGTCGGGACGGAAGCGAAATCGCTGCCCGTCAACCCGGGCACGTTCGAATTTCGCAACACGGGCGGGTGGGCGTCCGGACCGATC is a window of Acidobacteriota bacterium DNA encoding:
- a CDS encoding carboxypeptidase regulatory-like domain-containing protein, which encodes MKRLLDVTTWPAGRMLALLALTAFLWPAGDASAQGVTTGGIAGIVVDGQKQPVAGAGVMAVHEPSGTRYEAVTNEQGRFQMIGMRVGGPYTVTIFHQGAGLAFEPTVQENVTVNLGVASDLQFTVRGIAVTEEVTVVGQSDPVFSSDRTGAATAIDQAAIQVLPTINRRIDDITRLSPQAGGGGTFAGQDNRLNNITVDGSYFNNSFGLAGQPGDRTGVAPISLYAIEQVQVSVAPFDVRQGNFVGAGVNTVTRSGTNQFRGSFYHQFRDESLVGTEAKSLPVNPGTFEFRNTGGWASGPIWRNRSFFFGNVEDEKLKEPGTTFRANLGGEPAAGGVTRVLASDLQQLSSVLQNRFSYDTG